The Mycolicibacterium aichiense region GACCGCCACCGATGCCGACTCGTCGTTGTCGAACTCGTCGAAGGCGTTGAACAAGGCCATCGCGGTGGGACCGTCGACGGCATTACGGGCCTGTGGACGGTCGAGGATCACCGTCGTGACGGGCCCATTCTTTTCGACGCGTACCGGATCGGTCATTTTGCCTCCACCAGTTGTCCCTCATCCCGCCGCGCGACCAGTTCGGCGGCGAAGTCTGCATAGGCCCGCCGCAGCGCGGCGCCCGGCCAGCGCGCCGGCAGCAGTTCGTCCGGCAGCACCGGATCGGTGAGCAGGTGGCGCACGATCGCGGCGGCGGCACGGAACCGCGCCGGAATGTCGTCAGCCGCGCCGATGTCATCCAGGAGCTGGCGCCCCGCGTCGGCCCAGCCAGGCAGATCCCACAGCCGCTCGGTCAGCTCAGCCGGATCGTCGTCACGGGCGTGCAACACCCGCACCCGTTCGGCGATCTCGGCGGGCAGCTCGTCGTCGAGGTTGTCCGGGCGCAACCAGACGCCCTCCCGGATCTCGCCGAACCGCTTGAGCTGCAGCATATTTCGCAATGAGGCGCGGGCCCGGGCATCCATACCGACCGCGGTGATCACCACGGTGACCCAGTCGCCGTTCCAGTCGCGCATGCGCGGGTGGAGTGCATCGTCCTGGCGCCGCTGGCGGGTCAACAGCCGGTCCGACAGTCGATACCCGTCATCGGAACGCACCAGATCACCGGCAGCGACCATCCGGGTCAGCGCCACCCGTAGGGTCTGCTCGCGGATCCCGAAATCCGATGTCAGCCGCAGCAATTCGGCCGAGGTGGCCCACGCCGGGTGAGCGCCGAGCAATACGCTCAGCACCACCGAGCGGGCGGTCATCTTCGCCAACGACTGCGGCACCGCGTCAGACCCCCGACGCGCGGCGGCCGTGGTCACCGAACGGCTCGTCGCGGTGGCGGACCGCCTCCCGGAAGCCGTGTTCGCGGGCGTCCGCCACGAACGCGTGCCCCTCCGGGGTGTGCCGGGCGATCCCGTCGAACACCGTGCTGACCATCCGGCTGGTCGCAACACCCTGCTGATACAACGCGGTGTTCATCGCCAGCTTGACCATGATCAACTGGTTCACCGGGACCGCCGCGATTCGCTCGACCAGCCGTTCGGTGCGCTCGTCGAGGTCGGCCGGATCCGGCGCCTCGACAGCCAGGCCCCACTCGGCGGCCTGCGCGCCGGTGATGCAATCCCCGGTCAGCAGAAGGCGTTTGGCCCGCTGATCACCCAGCCGATGCGCCCACAGCCCGGCCGCCGGAACACCCCAGACGCGGGTCGGCGGATAACCGATCTTGGCGTCGGAGGCGGCGATCACCTGATCGGCGTGTAGCGCGATATCGGTGCCGCCAGCCACGCAATAGCCGTGAATCTTGACCACCGTCGGCTTGTCGGCATGCATCAGGCTGGCGAAGCCGCGCACGAAGCGACTCATCATCTGGTAGTCGATCATCGGGTCCCACGGCCGGTCTGCCTTGTGGTTGACCGCCTGCGTCTTGCCGTCGAGGACGGTGCCCTGCCGGTCCCCACCGCCGGCCGACGACGAGCCGTCGGCGTAGGCGCCGAGATCGAAACCGGCGCAGAATCCTTCGCCGCGGCCCGACACCAAGATGACGTGCACGTTGGGGTCCAGGTCGGCGCGTTCGACCAGCGCGGCCAACTCCAGCGGCGTCTCCGCGACGATCGCGTTGCCCTTGTCGGGCCGGTTGAAGGTGATGCGGGCGATCCGATCAGTGACCTCGTAGGTCATCGTCTTGAGTTCGGTCATCCCTTCACCAGGCAACGTTCGATGATCGGCGCGAGGTCGAGCCCGGCGGGCAGCGTCCCGAACGCACCGCCCCAGTTGCCGCCGACCCGGGAGGCCAGGAACGCCTCGGCGACCGCGGGATGACCGTGGCGGACCAGCAGCGAACCTTGCAGCGCCACCGTGATGTCCTCGGCGATCGTGCGTGCGCGGTATTCGATGCCGTCCAGGTTCTCCAGCTCGGATCGCAAGTCGGCCACGTGCGCGTCCAACCGCGCATCCTGGCCGGCGGTGATCGCCAGTTCGTCGAAGAGGACGCCGACGCACTCGGGACGGGTCGCCATGGCGCGCAACGTGTCCAGGGCACTGACGTTGCCCGACCCCTCCCAGATGCCCATCAGTGGCGCCTCCCGGTAGAGGCGCGGCATCCCGGACTCCTCGGCATACCCGTTGCCGCCCAGGCATTCCATTGCCTCGGCGGCGTGCGGGGTGGCACGTTTGCACACCCAGTACTTGGCGGCAGCCAGGCCGATCCTGCGCAGCAGGCTCTCGCGTTCGTCGCCGCGGACCACGGCATCGGTGGCCCCGGCCATCCGCATCGCGACGACGGTCGCCGCCTCTGCCTCGACGG contains the following coding sequences:
- a CDS encoding crotonase/enoyl-CoA hydratase family protein is translated as MTELKTMTYEVTDRIARITFNRPDKGNAIVAETPLELAALVERADLDPNVHVILVSGRGEGFCAGFDLGAYADGSSSAGGGDRQGTVLDGKTQAVNHKADRPWDPMIDYQMMSRFVRGFASLMHADKPTVVKIHGYCVAGGTDIALHADQVIAASDAKIGYPPTRVWGVPAAGLWAHRLGDQRAKRLLLTGDCITGAQAAEWGLAVEAPDPADLDERTERLVERIAAVPVNQLIMVKLAMNTALYQQGVATSRMVSTVFDGIARHTPEGHAFVADAREHGFREAVRHRDEPFGDHGRRASGV
- a CDS encoding PaaX family transcriptional regulator C-terminal domain-containing protein produces the protein MTARSVVLSVLLGAHPAWATSAELLRLTSDFGIREQTLRVALTRMVAAGDLVRSDDGYRLSDRLLTRQRRQDDALHPRMRDWNGDWVTVVITAVGMDARARASLRNMLQLKRFGEIREGVWLRPDNLDDELPAEIAERVRVLHARDDDPAELTERLWDLPGWADAGRQLLDDIGAADDIPARFRAAAAIVRHLLTDPVLPDELLPARWPGAALRRAYADFAAELVARRDEGQLVEAK